One segment of Nocardia farcinica DNA contains the following:
- a CDS encoding VG15 protein, with translation MPPTVIDPSLIEGYRAGLSDLSATMIQDLDQMLGAAAELDSAGGARYVRDAYPEVWTPYGAAAGELSSAFYAATAPPGTPPSGLYVPPAELPSAAALSGQAEWALARPAVLAALVGVAQRDMWGVARQTITNSERGTAWARHASANACRFCQVLATRGAVYGSKKNATGESLIGGDSDKYHKNCHCVAVPVHPGSTYEPPDYVAQWKEEYETAATNAGSRNMKSIMAEYRRMDSQ, from the coding sequence ATGCCACCGACAGTAATTGATCCGAGCCTGATTGAAGGATATCGCGCTGGTCTGAGTGACCTTTCAGCGACGATGATTCAGGACCTCGACCAGATGCTAGGTGCCGCCGCCGAGCTGGACTCGGCGGGCGGTGCTCGGTACGTCCGGGACGCATACCCGGAGGTCTGGACACCTTACGGTGCAGCGGCCGGGGAGCTGTCGAGCGCGTTCTACGCCGCTACCGCTCCCCCGGGAACTCCACCCAGTGGCCTGTACGTCCCACCTGCTGAGCTGCCTTCGGCAGCGGCGCTGTCGGGGCAGGCCGAGTGGGCGCTAGCCCGTCCCGCTGTCCTTGCGGCCCTGGTGGGCGTGGCACAGCGGGACATGTGGGGGGTTGCTCGCCAGACGATCACGAACAGCGAGCGTGGTACGGCCTGGGCTAGGCACGCGTCGGCGAATGCGTGCCGTTTCTGCCAGGTCCTCGCCACTCGTGGCGCGGTGTACGGCAGCAAAAAGAACGCCACCGGCGAATCCCTTATCGGCGGCGATAGCGACAAGTACCACAAAAACTGCCACTGCGTAGCCGTCCCGGTACACCCCGGGTCGACTTATGAGCCACCCGATTATGTGGCCCAGTGGAAAGAAGAATACGAGACCGCCGCGACTAACGCCGGGTCTCGGAATATGAAATCCATCATGGCCGAATATCGGCGGATGGATAGCCAGTGA
- a CDS encoding head decoration protein, with protein sequence MTSISVKTLPTYRGENRSWLQSAHGTDPNANPNVTLDVSLFTQATHYPDGFVPSGMVLGKVTATGLYGPYDNSATDGREVAAGHLYGSLPVEGETKVGGALVVHGFVDAAKLPANSGLDANARADLKLIIYTN encoded by the coding sequence ATGACCAGTATTTCGGTCAAGACTCTTCCCACTTATCGGGGTGAAAACCGCTCGTGGCTGCAATCGGCCCACGGCACCGACCCCAACGCCAACCCGAACGTGACCCTGGACGTGTCGCTGTTCACTCAGGCAACCCACTACCCCGATGGTTTTGTCCCTTCGGGAATGGTGCTCGGCAAGGTCACCGCGACCGGCCTCTACGGCCCGTATGACAACAGCGCTACCGATGGCCGCGAAGTGGCAGCCGGTCACCTTTACGGCTCGCTGCCAGTTGAGGGCGAAACCAAGGTCGGCGGGGCTCTGGTCGTGCATGGATTCGTGGACGCCGCGAAGCTCCCCGCGAATAGCGGCCTGGACGCGAACGCGCGTGCCGATCTGAAGCTCATCATTTATACCAACTGA
- a CDS encoding major capsid protein produces MEPDALTTVVKNVPTPEGNALSRLFPTEYKPTNTIDWSEIILKNRTAKYRAFDGRIVVSERDSGSSKRVKLAPLSTSIGMGEYERLQLEFASMGGTFTERLVNAIYNDGVRLTNEILNRIELAWGDVLLDGKLTISENGFNSEADYGLPGNHVATAGTLWTDLTNSKPLTDIAAWSDTWNDTNGDVPGKLLTSRKNIRLMQRNKEVIDAVFGATAGRTRVTLAELNTLLESEGLPSLLPSYDTKLHVDGVDTRVLPDNRVIMLPDNVRDLGYMAYGMSATALELLDANQTDYSFEEAAGIVGVVVKEGPPFRQFTYVDAVGQPVLEDAKKLFVSTVS; encoded by the coding sequence GTGGAGCCGGACGCTCTGACTACTGTGGTCAAGAATGTCCCTACCCCGGAGGGTAATGCTCTGTCGCGGCTTTTCCCGACCGAGTACAAGCCGACCAACACGATTGACTGGTCGGAGATCATCCTGAAGAACCGCACCGCGAAGTACCGCGCGTTCGACGGCCGAATCGTCGTGTCGGAGCGGGACAGCGGTTCGAGCAAGCGAGTGAAGCTTGCTCCCCTGTCGACCTCCATCGGCATGGGTGAGTACGAACGCCTACAACTCGAATTCGCTTCGATGGGTGGCACCTTCACCGAACGTCTGGTCAACGCCATTTACAACGACGGCGTTCGGCTGACGAACGAGATTCTTAACCGCATCGAACTCGCCTGGGGCGACGTTCTTCTAGACGGCAAGCTCACCATCAGCGAGAACGGTTTCAACTCGGAAGCCGATTACGGTCTTCCAGGCAATCATGTTGCGACGGCCGGGACTCTGTGGACCGACCTGACCAATTCGAAGCCGCTCACGGATATTGCCGCGTGGTCTGACACCTGGAATGACACCAACGGTGATGTGCCGGGCAAGCTGCTCACCTCTCGCAAGAACATCCGTCTGATGCAGCGCAACAAGGAAGTGATCGACGCCGTTTTCGGCGCGACCGCCGGGCGTACCCGTGTCACTCTCGCGGAGCTGAACACTTTGCTGGAGTCGGAGGGGCTTCCGTCGCTGCTGCCGTCGTATGACACCAAGCTTCACGTGGACGGCGTGGACACTCGTGTCCTGCCGGACAACAGGGTGATCATGCTGCCGGACAACGTCCGGGACCTGGGGTACATGGCATACGGCATGAGCGCTACCGCGCTGGAGCTGCTAGACGCCAATCAGACCGATTACAGCTTTGAGGAAGCGGCCGGAATCGTCGGCGTCGTCGTCAAGGAAGGGCCACCGTTCAGGCAGTTCACCTACGTGGATGCGGTGGGTCAACCGGTCCTCGAGGACGCTAAGAAGCTGTTCGTTTCGACTGTTTCCTGA
- a CDS encoding phage tail tube protein, producing the protein MPTDTSKVYVPSAPKVKGVIYRAPLGTALPTDAVTALAAAYVDQGGISDAGIVNAMAREVQKIKDFGGKTIATPQSDYSETLKVEFVEAINLETLKTVFGTSNVTFTPATANKGALITVDHNSAPLPESVIVTETVQGTGVRRQVAPIAKPITVDDVSQVSTDAVKYAVTFECFEYVDGDTAFHIREFIDDGVFATTP; encoded by the coding sequence ATGCCTACTGATACTAGTAAGGTTTACGTCCCCAGCGCGCCGAAGGTGAAGGGCGTTATCTATCGCGCACCGCTGGGCACTGCCCTACCGACTGACGCGGTTACTGCGCTGGCTGCGGCGTACGTCGACCAGGGCGGCATTTCGGATGCCGGAATCGTCAACGCTATGGCGCGTGAAGTCCAGAAGATCAAGGATTTCGGTGGAAAGACCATCGCGACTCCGCAAAGCGACTACTCGGAGACTCTGAAGGTCGAATTTGTGGAGGCTATCAACCTGGAGACGCTGAAGACCGTCTTCGGTACTTCCAATGTGACCTTTACGCCAGCCACCGCAAATAAGGGTGCGCTGATCACCGTGGATCACAACTCGGCCCCGCTGCCGGAATCGGTCATTGTGACCGAGACCGTCCAAGGCACCGGCGTGCGTCGGCAGGTTGCTCCTATCGCGAAGCCGATCACCGTCGATGACGTGTCGCAGGTGTCGACCGACGCTGTGAAGTACGCAGTTACTTTCGAGTGCTTCGAATACGTGGATGGCGATACGGCTTTCCACATTCGCGAGTTCATTGATGATGGCGTTTTCGCCACCACTCCGTAA
- a CDS encoding tape measure protein — protein MTTQGAEIATAYVSLVVESSKVPGQVQQSLSGLEPQATRTGEGMGSRLAAGLGSTLKTAATGVGLVAGALVGTALSKGFQRMVAIDDAKGKLAGLGHTAEGVATIMESAMAAVRGTAFGMGEAATIAASAVAAGVKPGEELTRYLKLTADAATIAGASLGEMGFILNKVTTSGKAYTDDLNMLANRGIPIFQWLQEEYGKSAEELSEMVKSGKVDAETFRKVIEENIGGAALESGKTLRGGWKNFQAALGRIGEAVLAPFLPMTKEALKLFTGWADKVTPIAKRVATSVATNLTEMGQAFQTHGKSITGAASNWEKFGVRARQTVDGIRGVFSILKDGKYLGEGMTFGFEEDSKPVEYLFRIREAVISLWNAIRSKDLSGVRDFFDALRGGKVDGSGYTEVKGIGETLAETFKKLGDAAQTVGRSLASILGDAGVVGSVVLEHFARTLALVADNTWLVAAGLTAYAAAMTTAKAVHVGFEAMTAFRNLLSPATIAAQAALSRALVMHNAAIRAYLASIGQEVPVTQGAIRSRLASARAFAQNAYNANLATNALTRWAGQAAAAATSTNALTGALYRSSAAAMAAAGRLQAYATAGLATVGRGLSSVVNMLGGPWAIALAGAFAGYMVYQGHTSKTQKVQDAFTQSVVASEKAQRKLQSALNETGGKLDAKAIQEAGNLVQARISAIQKIADEGHSAWESFKNEFSTNAWMRLGAPAPPIDNSGYAQTQRAIEQNNTLLDVLNQQKLDVDDLGKVVAEGGDAYNQFINALNSAGDSGQRVAQIFQDTRSDIVSMLDAARNSTPGLGSLTEAVETLSSSSAEADDRVSALKKALDALSGKPVELEDAMQSYNDAIRDVIGSTSDKWDTSKGFGAELIDAATGGVNTLTENGSKLRDVLKELRDETAQVAASGGDMGPVFERNAQVLRDLGSAVGLTEEQIVQLAESVGYMPDQITTLVNLRGASDVTQKLTVMRALMDANREGVTIDTKLTGSAEVIAQLQAAGAKVTEVTGKPGVFSVEAPDIPNVIAEIDKLIAKQIPDKVVRVRVQNEVGNEAFLQIPEAARPRPLPARAGGGTIPGFATGGTIQGPGTGTSDNILGIDPTTGRPTAWVSPGEEVVKEKSARKWRGLLKMINRDAPELQQLQQLPMYAAGGSVPYGVQKAVEAARSVEGNKYVWGGTGPTNFDCSGFVGWLQQILMGIEGSTKRLYTTYSLLDGSTAGLEPGLGPSGTYFRVGVSQEHMAATLAGQPVESGGAHGTSGIGGSRAGATDSQFPFKFHLPNSLIKGYLEGGGGISGGTLIEWTAEDERELERLHIAVQKAKERRDEVYADAESSPSDRRLADLDVADAEDKVIEKQRQKDRQGQIDGGERIAPEAPELSRMYSEEEADRISKLAAVQAARERRNEVYDDPTSTAIDKAQADAEYSRAIQEAQAPDEDEKTPAQTVRDIFTNAASNAAGAAFDAFKEQLPDKVSGSHWWDVADQVVALANEDDDEDDARSVTGSTHFNPAEVLQQLGFIPGPDGEAPDWVKKARAKAPKVFDNGGWLEPGEMGINLSSRPEPIFSSPEQLRQFAGSTLDAPASQGISREEFERALLARPNVTVNTDRVSEGIRKVRSENSRAVRTYMRR, from the coding sequence GTGACGACGCAAGGCGCTGAAATCGCGACCGCGTATGTGTCGCTGGTCGTGGAGTCCTCCAAGGTCCCCGGTCAGGTACAACAGTCGCTCAGTGGCTTGGAGCCGCAGGCGACTCGTACCGGTGAGGGCATGGGCTCGCGGCTGGCCGCTGGTCTGGGCTCGACGCTGAAAACTGCCGCGACGGGTGTCGGCCTGGTGGCCGGTGCCCTCGTTGGTACAGCCCTGTCCAAGGGCTTTCAGCGCATGGTCGCGATTGACGACGCCAAGGGCAAGCTAGCCGGTCTAGGGCACACGGCCGAAGGCGTAGCGACCATCATGGAGTCCGCTATGGCTGCCGTGCGTGGCACGGCCTTCGGCATGGGCGAAGCCGCCACCATTGCGGCGTCTGCTGTTGCTGCCGGTGTCAAGCCGGGCGAGGAACTAACTCGGTACCTGAAGCTCACCGCCGACGCCGCGACTATCGCGGGTGCGTCGCTGGGTGAAATGGGCTTCATCCTGAACAAGGTCACCACGAGCGGAAAAGCATATACAGACGATCTGAATATGCTTGCCAATCGTGGTATTCCTATTTTTCAGTGGCTTCAAGAGGAATATGGCAAGTCCGCTGAAGAGCTGTCCGAGATGGTCAAGTCGGGCAAGGTCGACGCTGAGACTTTCCGCAAGGTCATCGAGGAAAATATTGGTGGTGCCGCGCTGGAGTCCGGCAAGACTCTTCGCGGCGGGTGGAAGAACTTCCAAGCGGCCCTAGGCCGTATCGGTGAGGCGGTCCTAGCGCCATTCCTGCCGATGACCAAGGAAGCACTGAAACTCTTCACCGGGTGGGCCGACAAGGTAACCCCAATCGCCAAGCGGGTAGCTACCAGTGTCGCCACCAACCTTACCGAGATGGGACAGGCGTTCCAGACACACGGTAAATCGATTACGGGCGCGGCCTCGAACTGGGAGAAGTTCGGTGTCAGGGCGCGGCAAACCGTCGACGGTATCCGTGGAGTCTTCTCCATCCTGAAGGATGGGAAGTATCTCGGTGAAGGCATGACTTTCGGCTTCGAGGAAGATTCGAAGCCGGTCGAATACCTATTCCGCATCCGCGAAGCGGTAATTTCGCTGTGGAATGCGATCCGGTCCAAGGACCTGTCTGGGGTTCGTGACTTCTTCGACGCCCTACGCGGCGGAAAGGTTGACGGGAGCGGGTACACCGAGGTCAAGGGCATCGGTGAGACGCTGGCCGAGACCTTCAAGAAGCTTGGCGATGCGGCGCAAACCGTTGGACGCTCTCTAGCGTCGATCCTTGGTGACGCCGGTGTCGTCGGCTCCGTGGTGCTGGAGCACTTCGCCCGAACCCTAGCCCTGGTGGCTGATAACACGTGGCTGGTCGCGGCGGGCCTTACGGCGTACGCCGCTGCGATGACCACCGCGAAGGCGGTGCATGTCGGCTTCGAGGCGATGACGGCTTTCCGAAATCTGCTGTCTCCGGCCACGATTGCCGCTCAGGCCGCGTTGTCCCGCGCGCTCGTCATGCACAATGCGGCCATTCGCGCCTACCTGGCGAGTATCGGCCAAGAGGTCCCGGTAACCCAAGGTGCGATCCGCTCGCGTCTGGCGTCGGCCCGTGCGTTCGCGCAGAACGCCTACAACGCGAACCTGGCAACGAACGCACTCACCCGATGGGCTGGACAGGCGGCTGCTGCCGCTACCTCCACCAACGCACTTACCGGTGCGCTGTATCGCAGTAGTGCTGCCGCGATGGCGGCTGCCGGTCGGCTCCAGGCGTACGCCACGGCCGGACTAGCGACTGTGGGCCGAGGACTCTCGTCCGTTGTCAACATGCTCGGCGGTCCGTGGGCTATCGCGCTGGCCGGTGCCTTTGCGGGCTATATGGTCTACCAGGGCCATACGAGCAAGACCCAGAAGGTACAAGACGCCTTCACACAGTCGGTGGTCGCAAGCGAGAAGGCCCAGCGAAAGCTACAGAGCGCGCTCAATGAAACGGGCGGCAAACTGGATGCGAAGGCCATCCAGGAAGCCGGAAACCTAGTTCAAGCCCGCATCTCCGCGATCCAGAAGATTGCGGACGAAGGGCATTCGGCCTGGGAGTCGTTCAAGAACGAGTTTTCTACGAATGCCTGGATGCGACTTGGTGCGCCTGCACCGCCTATCGACAATTCTGGGTACGCACAGACGCAACGTGCCATTGAGCAGAATAACACTCTGCTGGACGTCCTGAATCAGCAAAAGCTAGACGTAGATGATCTGGGCAAAGTCGTCGCTGAAGGCGGCGACGCATACAACCAGTTCATCAACGCGCTCAATTCTGCCGGTGACTCGGGACAACGTGTTGCACAGATATTCCAGGATACTCGCTCGGATATCGTGTCTATGCTCGACGCGGCGCGAAATTCGACGCCAGGGCTAGGCTCGCTGACCGAAGCGGTAGAAACCCTGTCTAGCTCTTCTGCGGAGGCTGACGACCGCGTGAGCGCCCTTAAAAAGGCGCTTGATGCTCTGTCGGGTAAGCCGGTGGAGCTAGAAGACGCGATGCAGTCCTACAACGACGCGATCCGAGACGTTATCGGGTCGACCTCTGACAAGTGGGACACGTCGAAGGGATTCGGCGCGGAGCTGATCGACGCCGCGACTGGTGGCGTGAATACGCTCACCGAAAACGGGTCGAAGCTCCGTGACGTTCTCAAGGAACTTCGGGACGAGACCGCCCAAGTGGCTGCCTCCGGTGGCGATATGGGACCGGTGTTCGAGCGCAACGCTCAGGTCTTGCGGGACCTGGGTAGCGCGGTCGGGCTAACCGAGGAACAGATTGTTCAGCTCGCGGAATCGGTCGGCTACATGCCGGACCAGATCACTACGTTGGTCAATCTCCGTGGTGCGAGCGACGTTACACAAAAGCTGACCGTGATGCGGGCCTTGATGGACGCAAACCGTGAAGGTGTCACCATCGACACCAAGCTCACCGGGTCGGCTGAAGTTATCGCGCAGCTTCAGGCTGCCGGGGCGAAGGTCACGGAGGTCACGGGCAAGCCGGGAGTTTTCTCGGTGGAGGCACCGGACATTCCGAACGTCATTGCCGAAATCGACAAGCTGATTGCGAAGCAAATTCCCGACAAGGTGGTCCGGGTCCGGGTTCAAAACGAAGTCGGCAACGAGGCATTTCTACAAATCCCGGAAGCCGCTCGTCCACGTCCGCTACCCGCACGTGCGGGTGGCGGGACGATTCCCGGATTTGCTACGGGCGGGACCATCCAAGGCCCGGGTACCGGTACGTCGGACAACATCCTAGGTATTGATCCGACGACGGGAAGGCCCACCGCCTGGGTATCGCCGGGTGAAGAGGTCGTTAAGGAGAAGTCCGCCCGGAAGTGGCGCGGACTGCTGAAGATGATCAACCGGGATGCCCCGGAGCTGCAACAACTACAACAACTTCCGATGTACGCCGCAGGCGGAAGTGTCCCTTACGGCGTGCAAAAGGCAGTCGAAGCCGCAAGGTCTGTCGAAGGCAACAAATACGTGTGGGGCGGGACCGGGCCGACCAACTTCGATTGCTCTGGATTCGTCGGCTGGCTTCAGCAAATTCTCATGGGCATCGAAGGCTCTACCAAGAGGCTCTATACCACGTACAGCCTATTGGACGGCAGCACAGCCGGACTGGAGCCGGGCCTAGGCCCCTCTGGGACATACTTCCGTGTTGGTGTCTCGCAAGAGCACATGGCCGCGACACTGGCCGGGCAGCCGGTCGAATCCGGTGGGGCGCATGGCACTTCGGGAATCGGTGGTAGTCGTGCTGGCGCGACGGATTCACAGTTTCCGTTCAAGTTCCACCTGCCTAACAGCCTGATCAAGGGCTACCTAGAGGGTGGTGGAGGCATCAGTGGCGGGACGCTCATCGAGTGGACCGCCGAGGATGAGCGGGAACTAGAGCGGCTCCATATCGCTGTCCAGAAGGCGAAGGAACGTCGCGATGAGGTCTACGCCGACGCGGAATCGTCTCCGTCTGATCGTCGCCTAGCGGACCTGGACGTTGCCGACGCCGAAGACAAGGTGATCGAGAAGCAGCGGCAGAAGGACCGTCAAGGGCAGATCGACGGCGGCGAACGGATCGCGCCTGAAGCGCCTGAGCTGAGCCGGATGTACTCCGAGGAGGAAGCCGACCGGATCAGCAAGCTAGCCGCTGTCCAGGCGGCGCGAGAGCGCCGGAACGAGGTCTACGACGACCCCACGTCGACCGCCATCGACAAGGCCCAGGCGGACGCGGAGTACTCCCGTGCGATCCAAGAGGCTCAGGCCCCGGATGAGGACGAGAAGACCCCGGCCCAGACCGTCCGGGACATCTTCACTAATGCAGCTTCCAATGCTGCCGGTGCCGCGTTCGACGCGTTCAAAGAGCAGTTGCCGGACAAGGTATCGGGCTCGCACTGGTGGGACGTGGCCGATCAAGTCGTCGCGCTCGCCAATGAGGACGACGACGAGGACGACGCGAGGAGCGTCACCGGCTCTACGCACTTCAATCCGGCCGAAGTTCTTCAACAATTGGGATTCATCCCCGGCCCCGATGGTGAGGCCCCGGACTGGGTGAAGAAGGCCCGCGCCAAGGCACCGAAGGTGTTCGATAACGGCGGCTGGCTGGAGCCCGGAGAGATGGGCATCAACCTTTCCTCCAGGCCAGAGCCGATTTTCTCCAGCCCCGAGCAACTTCGCCAGTTCGCCGGGTCGACCCTGGACGCTCCAGCGTCCCAGGGCATCAGCCGCGAGGAATTCGAACGCGCACTACTCGCCCGACCGAACGTGACCGTGAATACGGATCGCGTGAGCGAAGGCATCCGAAAGGTGCGTTCGGAGAACTCCCGCGCGGTTCGCACCTATATGCGGAGGTAA
- a CDS encoding phage tail protein, whose product MDEPVETIWNATAYQIGSTPGGYRVEKRDITLPLEFVRTDDETFQRNDSEFRKAFRPDKDSKLWCRTDEWGSRWLDLRLTSEPEYVLDLDPFKRQYVHADYFLTAGFPRWRQPDVTAKWINPTDTTNGTWSYGTVTVSNPTDTEMWLVWVVQAYPGAVYELPDFSFGDDRYERPDADAQRKIKLPALIAGEHLRVNTDEQQDQVVSNIDTQVYQRMKGVRFLYPIPPYLGTRNHPTVKKPVVLPVGVKGAPAGVGVQVRCPLNWSRPWGLD is encoded by the coding sequence ATGGACGAGCCCGTCGAGACGATTTGGAACGCTACCGCGTATCAGATCGGCTCTACTCCCGGTGGCTACCGTGTCGAAAAGCGCGACATCACCCTGCCCCTGGAATTCGTCCGAACCGACGACGAGACGTTTCAGCGCAACGACTCAGAATTTCGCAAGGCTTTCCGGCCAGACAAGGACTCCAAGCTCTGGTGCCGCACCGACGAGTGGGGTAGCCGATGGCTTGATCTACGGCTCACCAGCGAGCCCGAATATGTCCTAGACCTTGACCCTTTCAAGCGGCAGTACGTTCACGCGGATTATTTCCTGACAGCGGGATTCCCCCGCTGGCGACAACCAGACGTCACCGCAAAGTGGATCAACCCGACCGATACCACTAACGGCACATGGTCGTATGGCACGGTCACGGTGTCGAATCCCACCGACACAGAAATGTGGTTGGTGTGGGTTGTACAGGCGTACCCGGGTGCGGTCTACGAGCTACCGGACTTCTCTTTCGGAGACGACAGGTACGAGCGTCCCGACGCGGACGCTCAGCGCAAGATCAAGCTTCCCGCACTCATCGCGGGCGAGCACCTGCGGGTCAACACCGATGAGCAACAAGACCAAGTGGTCTCGAATATCGACACCCAGGTCTACCAGCGCATGAAGGGCGTGCGATTCCTATACCCGATTCCTCCCTATCTGGGGACTCGGAATCACCCGACCGTGAAAAAGCCGGTCGTGCTGCCGGTCGGGGTCAAGGGTGCGCCCGCTGGCGTGGGTGTGCAAGTCCGTTGTCCGTTGAATTGGTCCCGCCCGTGGGGCCTTGATTAG
- a CDS encoding Gp37-like protein, translating into MTAPVETIDFDAVFEEITERLKRDAERRLRPPLVRLWDGDWNLRGYVKQEYEASFQWLLNETGTAVIEMPLDYYLSRWLVDIDERQTTNVHITCDKEGARWSGSIDELKIIKDSEGKRYVRATFKHDYEHLKHILVYSNPFLPPEVQFPKLWILFGKARWALKTTLFVNLLRLESSLWTLPDNPMDPSKWFNLDQTTWTQVVKPDLTPDNTIGALVHGRFKYMHDVSKKVAEDAQLTWECRRWLEGDEPPWPGANVRHGCLVWDLIDNSGFATGTSFGGDIFGGLTHAVTDFFVSSGDNYLSDVRRTLPDPNMPPEYFQPGYKGTLPEVPGVIFYESTKGGGVETSEFSWRPATDVGVVSGGKSMPGVNEMISIAVQAVFDLTAAIPGVPPLGGIADTALKPIYSDVFLAFGKWKDPARAQRLSTQGFHYFEKFADGGDRAYTIAWLLAMRAGLWETRETTSHKITVQDGASGYFVGQKGYGHFFIGDRIGSTVQGMAPGRIFVDRVSELTLSWSRTESPHWDIIVGAREPEDPVVKAWEKFEEILSILHDLGVI; encoded by the coding sequence ATGACGGCTCCAGTCGAGACAATCGACTTTGACGCCGTATTCGAAGAGATTACCGAACGTCTCAAGAGGGACGCCGAGAGGCGGCTACGGCCGCCCCTGGTGCGTCTCTGGGATGGTGATTGGAATCTTCGCGGATACGTCAAGCAAGAATACGAGGCTAGTTTTCAGTGGCTACTCAATGAAACCGGTACTGCGGTTATCGAGATGCCGCTGGATTACTACCTGTCCCGCTGGCTGGTCGACATTGACGAGCGGCAGACCACGAACGTCCACATTACGTGTGACAAGGAAGGCGCTCGTTGGTCCGGCAGCATTGACGAGCTGAAGATTATCAAGGACTCGGAAGGTAAGCGGTATGTCCGCGCCACCTTCAAACACGATTACGAGCACCTGAAGCACATCCTCGTCTATTCGAATCCGTTCCTACCCCCCGAGGTGCAGTTTCCAAAGCTTTGGATTCTGTTCGGAAAAGCTCGGTGGGCGCTAAAGACCACCCTATTTGTAAATCTACTACGCCTAGAGTCTTCCCTCTGGACGCTACCGGACAATCCAATGGACCCGTCGAAGTGGTTCAATTTGGATCAGACCACATGGACCCAGGTTGTCAAACCGGACCTGACGCCGGATAACACAATCGGTGCCTTGGTTCACGGCCGATTCAAGTACATGCACGACGTGTCGAAGAAAGTGGCCGAGGATGCTCAGCTCACCTGGGAATGCCGTAGGTGGTTGGAAGGTGATGAGCCGCCTTGGCCGGGCGCGAACGTGCGTCACGGCTGCCTCGTGTGGGACCTCATCGACAATTCCGGGTTCGCCACGGGGACGAGCTTCGGCGGTGACATTTTCGGCGGCCTCACGCACGCCGTAACGGACTTTTTCGTCTCGTCTGGGGACAACTACTTGTCCGACGTGCGTAGGACGCTTCCAGACCCGAATATGCCGCCGGAGTACTTCCAGCCGGGCTACAAGGGCACGCTGCCGGAAGTCCCTGGCGTCATCTTCTACGAGTCCACCAAGGGTGGAGGGGTAGAAACCTCCGAATTCAGCTGGAGGCCCGCGACGGATGTCGGGGTCGTCTCCGGTGGTAAATCCATGCCCGGCGTGAATGAAATGATCAGTATAGCCGTGCAGGCTGTATTTGATCTGACGGCCGCGATACCAGGAGTTCCGCCCCTTGGCGGAATCGCTGACACGGCACTGAAGCCTATCTATAGTGACGTTTTTCTGGCCTTCGGCAAGTGGAAAGACCCAGCACGGGCACAACGGCTCTCTACCCAGGGATTCCACTACTTCGAGAAATTCGCGGATGGTGGGGACAGGGCGTACACAATCGCGTGGCTTCTCGCCATGCGAGCGGGCCTCTGGGAAACCCGGGAAACGACATCCCACAAGATCACCGTACAAGACGGTGCCAGTGGCTACTTCGTCGGCCAGAAGGGCTACGGCCATTTCTTCATCGGTGACCGTATCGGCTCCACCGTACAGGGAATGGCACCGGGCCGAATCTTCGTGGATCGCGTATCCGAGCTGACGCTTTCCTGGTCTCGTACCGAGTCCCCTCACTGGGACATCATCGTCGGCGCTCGCGAGCCCGAGGACCCGGTGGTCAAGGCGTGGGAGAAGTTCGAGGAAATTCTAAGCATTCTTCACGATTTGGGAGTCATCTAA
- a CDS encoding phage gene 29 protein family protein → MARPTYENCQPAEGEEPNPRRIFRWALAVLPFVGSTPLLVQDEAQEQWSQLLWDLGFRHHPELQTKKVRTPWRGQQTYLNGAAEIVDVDAEEPDPMTIPDPLAYTPHEQAVMAERLYHAGMLGDRVPKWDPDATASESNGEPFNPSDHSVSTVNGYLMACSPAEARRVIAAEMVGKKRDGILRKNRGI, encoded by the coding sequence GTGGCAAGACCTACGTACGAGAATTGCCAACCGGCCGAAGGCGAAGAGCCGAATCCCCGACGTATTTTCCGGTGGGCTCTCGCTGTACTGCCGTTCGTCGGCTCCACTCCGCTACTCGTCCAGGACGAGGCACAGGAACAATGGTCGCAGCTTCTCTGGGACCTGGGTTTCCGGCACCACCCGGAGTTGCAGACCAAGAAGGTTCGAACTCCGTGGCGCGGCCAACAAACGTACCTGAACGGTGCGGCAGAGATCGTGGATGTCGACGCCGAGGAACCGGACCCTATGACGATCCCGGACCCGCTGGCGTACACGCCGCATGAGCAGGCCGTAATGGCCGAAAGGCTGTATCACGCGGGAATGCTCGGTGACCGGGTACCGAAGTGGGACCCGGACGCTACGGCCTCTGAATCGAACGGAGAGCCGTTCAATCCGTCCGACCATAGTGTCAGTACGGTCAACGGATATCTAATGGCCTGTAGCCCTGCTGAAGCCCGCCGCGTGATCGCGGCGGAAATGGTCGGCAAGAAGCGCGACGGAATCCTTCGGAAGAACCGAGGAATCTAG